The nucleotide window TATATTATCAGTCTTAGTCAGCTATGTCGCAAACTTGCCGAGTATGCTGAGGCACTGGGCGTGGAAATTTATCCGGGATTTGCAGCTAAAGAAGCTATTATCGAAGATAATACTCTGAAAGGAGTAATTACTGGTGATATGGGACTTGATAAGCAAGGAAATCCTACACCTAATTTCCAACCAGGAATTGAAATAAGAGCAAAGCAAACTATTTTAGCAGAAGGTTGCCGTGGGTCGGTATCAAAGCAGGTGATAGAAAAATTTGACCTTAACCATTACTCACAACCGCAAACTTATGGACTTGGCATTAAAGAAATTTGGCGAATTAATCCGAAACATCATTTGGAAGGTACAGTTGTACATACGATTGGTTATCCACTTAACAATAATGCATATGGTGGTGGATTTATTTATCACCTAGAAGACAATTTAATCGCAATTGGGCTGGTAACTGCTCTTGATTATAAAAATCCATATTTAAGCCCATATGAAGAATTTCAAAAATTCAAACATCACCCAATGGTAACAAAATTACTTGAAGATGCTGAACGGCTTGAATATGGTGCAAGAACTGTTGTTGAGGGTGGAATACAAGCTTTACCAAGATTAAATTTTGCCGGTGGAATCCTTGTTGGAGATAGTGCAGGATTCTTAAATGTGCCCAAAATAAAAGGGGTACATAATGCTATAAAATCAGGAATGCTTGGCGCAAAAGCAGTAATTGAAGCAATCAAACATGATAAAGCGGAAGCCAATACCTATCGCGACCTCTTCAGACAAAGCTGGTTATATAAAGACTTATATAAAGTCCGTAATATCCGCTCATCATTTCAATATGGAAGATGGTTTGGATTAATCTATACTGGATTTGAAAAATTTATTCTAAAAAATAAGGCTCCTTGGACATTAAAAATAAAACATAAAGATAATGAACGTCTTGAGCATAAATCAAAATTTAAACCAATCGAATATAAAGCCTATGATAATAAAATAAGCTTTGATAAAGCATCTTCACTCCATTTGGCAAATGTTGTTCATGATGATAGTCAACCAGTACATTTGGTTTTAAAAGATAAAACTACTCCAACGACTATAAATCTAACACAATTTAATGCTCCAGAAACGCGTTACTGCCCTGCTGGAGTATATGAAATTGTAAAACAGCAAGGTACGCCAAAACTACAGATTAATTCGCAAAATTGCGTACACTGTAAAGCATGTGATATTAAAGATCCAACTCAAAATATTACTTGGACTGTACCTGAAGCTGGCTCAGGACCGCAATACAGTGATATGTAGCCCTCACAACTAAAGCAGATTGCAAAACAGTTTGATATGAAAAAGAACAAGCTAACAAATAAAGCCCTCTATAATTATTTAGAAATGTTAATTAAATTTGTTAGAAAATTATAAAGCATATATTCGGGGCATGTGTTGTGGCACTAAAGCTGGAATTTTAATAGGCTACGTTGAAAATATTCATTCTAGAACAGTTTTCCTACCTTTGTGGTTAGATACTTTTGAATGTTATAACCACTGACTTGATCAGTGTTTCTTTATTTGGAATATCATTATGTCAAATTACCTATGTTCTGTAGATTGGAATATTTGGGGTACATGGGTTGGGTCTATTGCAACTCTTATAACTGGTGGCGGGGTAATGTGGATCGCCTATCGGCAATTAAAATTAGAAAGAAAAGATAGGCAAATATCAGAAGCATTAAGGTTTCAGGAATATTATCTACAATTAGTTAATATGCATACGCAGTTTATGGAGCATTTTGGGACATGTACTTATTATAATAGAGACATTCCTAATACTCAAATAATCACGATGGATCCCAGTTATCTACAAAAGATGCTTGGTACATTATCCAGTTTCGAAATACTTCAATCTAAAATTGAGCTGTGGTTGCCAGATGATTTATCTAATGCCAGTGGAGATTTATTTAAGGAAGTAAAGGAAATTATGAATAAAATAGCACATGAGGCTGCTACACTGTTCGATATACAAAATACTATAACTAAATTACCAAGACTAAAAGATGCTATAAATATAGTATACAAGCAATATGCTAGTAAGTATAAAAACATTATAATTCCAGCTTAATAAATCTTGATGAGTACTGTTAATCTATCTTAGCATAGATATTTAGACATCAAAATCCCAAAATTTACAGAGGGAACTGCTACCCCTATCTTTAGCATTACTTTACAGATTATCCCATATAGATGGATTAATTAGACCTTGAGGTTAGTAACATCTATCAACCCACGCGGCGCATTTTCTAAATTCAACCGGACAAATTTGGTTACTCAACCGAAGCTACCTATTCAGCGCATCATCCCATCTGTTAATACTCCTGATCATCGGATTTTGCTATTGAGTAGAACAAGGCACATAAAGTAGATTTTATTTATGGATTAGGTAGCCATTTTGAACGCTATGGCAAACCTGTAAACTAAATTTATAATGAACCCCTGATTAATCCCGATCAGGTTTTTTACCAATAATGAGCCACTCTGTTGCTTAAGTAAACCCTATATAGTTATAAACTAATTAATATGCCAGTTAGATTTTATTTAACCAGCTTTATTCTGTAGTATATGATACAATATAAAAATTATATTTTTGGGAGACATTATGGCTAACACTCAAACACGTAAGAGAACTTTGTTATTGCGAATCCCCCTTTTGTTTCTGATAGGCACTGTGTTGCTTGGTGAAGTTGCCTGCCATGCAGTAGCACAAACTCAGCCGCCATCGTCTAATTATAATGATTGGTCATGGTTTAAAGATACTTATTGGATTGTACCAGAGCAAGGTATTTACTCAATTGCACATAATCCCAGTAATCCAAGAGAATTTAATGTTTTGCGCGGGCAAACAGTCTTTCATTTAACTGATTACTTCAATGGCTATTTCACTGGTGCAGTTGTTGTAAAACTTACGCAAAACCTGGTTCCTAGTTGCCAGTATGTTCTGGGTGAAGTTACACCCCAGGGCGCAGTATATATGACTATGTTTAATGCTGATGATGGGACAATTACTAATGAGCCTATTGGTAATATGGTACTTATAAATAATAAGTGGACCATGGTAAATACCATGACTGGACCAGCTAATAATGGTGGTTCTGTTAGTCATTGGGCGTATATGGTACTAACCCAGCCTAGTGATCCCACCTGGAGTAATCTGCCATTTGCAAATGAGTCTATTCCTGAGTTTATGTCTGCATGCCCACCAGGTCCAATGATAAGCTTATAAAGTTATTGATAATTAATATCTACCAACCTGATCAACCCTCGATCAGGTTTTTTCTTGCCTATAGTCCAATAGATAGAAAAAGACTACTATTATTACTACCTTTATACTACCACTTTTAAACCATGGTAGCCCACTGTATCGATTGTAGCACAATGAATTTATGACATTACACTACCCAAATTACCATAATTTGCTACAAACTTTTATTTAAAGTTACAAAAAAATTTACCAAATAAGCAAGGAAATTACCCAATTGACCCCGATCAGTTTTTTTATTGACATTACATTAGTATATGCTAATATAGTTCTATGAGTAGATATACAATTAGATTTTGGGGCTAGACAATCAAAGCACATTTAAAGGTGTGCTAATATATTATAGCTACGCTGAACTAAAGTTTGAAATAGTTCCTGATTGTAAAAGCAAGACACTACAGGATATTGTTAGAGGTAAAGTATCAGCTGAATCAGTAATCCACACAGATGGCTGGCGTGGTTATGACGGTTTAGTGGATATAGGATATGATAAACACTTTCGTGTTAATCATGGTAACAATGAGTTTGCTAATAAACAAACTCATATTAACGGTATAGAGCGCTTTTGGTCATTTGCCAAAACTAGATTAGTAAAGTTTCATGGTATTTCTAAAAGCACATTTAATCTGCATTTAAAAGAATGTGAGTTTAGGTCCAATTATCGGAATGATAATCTCTATGCTATAATATTAAAATTGGTTAGAAATAATCCGCTTTGATTGTTTTAATTAGGGATTAATAATTCTTTAAGACAACTATTGTAGCATTAAAAATTCAATCTGATTCTGTTTTATCTAAAAGCACCTTTAAGATCTTTAAATGTTAACAAAAATTGCAATAACTGAGATAAAAATTAGATATTTTCAGATAATTACACTATGTGGTACTACTATTAACGAGGCATAGCTATCTTAGAACAAGGTAGCAAAGGACATTACCCGAGTATCAGCCTAAAATAATAGCTAAAGGCTATTAAGAATATAAATTCAATTAATTAGACTTTAAGGATGGTTTGAATTAAAATATCTCCCTGTAAGAAACAAAAATAACTAAAGAGGGAAATAATCATGATGCTAAGTACAATAACTCCGTTTATCCCAGGAACATTAACCTACCTTAAAGTTGCGGTGCTAAACCGGGGCGGAAAAGTATGTCCATTAAATACAAGTAACTTTTGTATTCTTGAAAAATAAAATAACCCCGGTATTATACTCCGGGGTTATTTTATTTAGTAGAACAGAAAACCAATTACACATTAAAGCGGAAATGCATAACATCGCCATCTTTGACGATATATTCTTTCCCCTCGAGCCTCATTTTGCCAGCTTCCTTAGCACCCTGTTCACCTTTATACTGAATAAAATCAGAGTAGCCAATCACTTCAGCGCGAATAAATCCACGCTCGAAGTCAGTATGAATTACTCCCGCTGCCTGTGGTGCAGTAGCTCCAATATTAACAGTCCAGGCGCGAACTTCTTTCACTCCTGCTGTAAAATAAGTTTGTAAACCAAGAAGATTATAGCCTGCACGAATCAAGCGATTTAGCCCTGGCTCTTCCATTCCCATATCATTCAAAAATTCAAGCTTATCAGCATCATCAAGCTCAGCTATTTCAGATTCTATTGCAGCACAGATTGCCACAATCGGTGCATTTTGCTCTTTAGCGTAAGCCGTTAATTTATCCAAATGTGCATTATTTTCAAAGCCAGCTTCACTCACATTAGCAACAAACATTGCAGGTTTAACCGTTAAAAGGCAAAGAGGCTTTATCAGTAACAATTCTTCTTCATCCAAACCAAGTGTCCGGGCTGGGTTTCCTTCATTTAGATGTGGTAACAATTTCTCCAGTGTAGCAATTAATTTTTGAGCTTCTTTATCACCCGACTTAGCTTTTTTACCTTCACGCTGAATACTTTTTTCAACTGTTGCCATATCTGCAAGTGCCAATTCCATTGTAATCACTTCAATATCACTAATCGGATCAACTTTGCCACTGACATGGATAATGTTATTATCTTCAAAGCAACGTACCACATTTACTATTGCATCAGTTTCACGGATATTAGCAAGAAATTGATTTCCTAAACCCTCACCTTTTGACGCTCCAGCAACCAAACCTGCAATATCGACAAATTCAACAATTGCCGACTGAATTTTTTGTGGATTAACAATTTTTGATAATTCAGCCAAACGATGATCTGGCACTTCAACAATACCTACATTTGGCTCAATAGTACAAAACGGATAATTCTCAGCAGCAATTCCTGCTTTAGTTAACGCATTAAACAAAGTTGATTTACCAACATTTGGCAAACCAACAATTCCACATTTTAAAGACATCTAGATTCCTTCTAATCAATACAACTTGTATATATCTGACATTCTAGCACAAAATAGCCTAAACCGTCTCTGAAATCTTGGCAGAAAGGAAATGAATGATGCACTATTTCAAAGTATCCTTTATTTGCTGACTTTAGCCTGATTGGGGTATTTATGCTAAAATCTATTCTTCAGGAGGAGTTCAAATGAAGGTAATAAATCTAGATTCAGCATTAATTGCGCTTGAAATAACCGGAGAAGATGCAGCAAGTTATTTACAAGGACAGCTTACCAATGACATTGGTGAACTAAGCCATGTCCAATTTCAGTTATCGGCACATTTAAACAATAAGGGGAGAATAATTGCCTCCTTTTTTATTCTAAAAAATATGACTGGCGGATTTTATCTCATCACCAGTAAAACTCTTGCTGATAAAATTCTACCGCGCTTAAAAATGTTCATTTTACGTAGTAAAGTACAATGCCAACTCAGTACCAAAAGCATTTATTATCAAACAATAAAACCTGCCACAATAGAATTTGCCGAATTGGCAACGAATAATTTTCTATGTATTGGTGATCTGCCTGAAGATGCAATAGAAGATACAAACTCATGGCACAAAGTGCTGGTTGATAATGGAATCCCCATGATTTATGCAAACTCCAGCGAGAAGATTATTCCCCAGCAGGTGAACTATGAACTTATCGGTGGAGTTAACTTTAAAAAAGGCTGTTATACCGGACAGGAAATCGTTGCTCGCACTCATTATCTTGGCAAAGTCAAAAGGCGGATGCAAAAACTCACCTCTGTCAATGAACCAACAATAGGACAAACCGTCGTTAGTCCAAAACTGGATAATCAGGAAGTTGGTTTTATTGTTGACTACTATAAAGCTGAAGACAAGTATCATGGACTAGTATCAATTCAGACTGATTGTGCTAGCGATGCATACCTTGATAACAATCTAGAAACACCTATTCTTTGTACACCCATTTTAGCCGAAACCGAATAATCACCATGAAAAACACACATCTTATAAATCACCCATTAGTCCAGCACAAGTTAACTATTATGCGCGATAAAAACACCGGCACCAAGCAGTTTCGCGAACTTTCTAAAGAGTTATCACAGTTACTTGGTTATGAGGCTATGCGCCATCTGACAAATTCATATATGGAAATTGATACCCCGTTAACTAAAATGTCAGCTCCAACTTTATCAGGTAAAAAGCTGGCATTAATTCCCATCCTAAGAGCAGGCTTAGTTATGTCTGATGCTATTGCCGATTTTGTCCCTCATGCCAAAATTGGTCACATTGGCTTATACCGTGATCCAGAAACTCATCTACCAATCGAATACTATAGTAAATTCCCAACCGAACTTGACCTGTGTGAAGTATTTGTACTTGACCCCATGCTAGCAACGGGTGGTTCAGCGATTGCAGCGCTTTCAATTCTGAAGGAGCACGGTGCCAAAAATATAAAGTTTGTGTGCTTTCTTGCTGCGCCAGAGGGTATTGCAAAATTACATGAATCACATCCTGATGTAGATATCTACACCGCAGCAATTGATGAAAAGCTAAATGAAAACAGCTATATTGTTCCAGGACTTGGTGATGCTGGCGACCGGATATTTGGAACAAAATAATGGCAAAGCTCTATTTTCGCTATTCGGCAATGGATGCAGGCAAAACCCTTGACCTACTTAAAGTTGCTTATAATTATGAAGATCGTGGACAGCATACACTAATAGTTACTTCAGCTATAGATAAACGTGCTGGCAATAATAAAGTCAAATCAAGAATTGGTTTTGACAAAGAGGCATTATCAACACAGATCGGTGATAATCTCCATGATTTGATTCAAAAGGAAAATCAGAAACAGAAAATTGCCTGCGTACTAATAGATGAGATTCACTTTTTTAGCCCAGAACAAATACTACAACTATCTGATGTGGTTGATTTCCTCAATATACCGGTAATCTGTTATGGATTAAGGAGCGACTATCGAGGAGAACCATTTCCTGCGGCATCAACTCTCCTAGCAATTGCTGATACACTGGAAGAAGTAAAAACCATATGCCACTGTGGGCGTAAAGCCAATTTTAATATGCTAGTCAGAAATGGTACTGTTATCAAAGCCGGAGAACAGGTTGTCGTTGATGATGACAATCTAAAAACTGTTGATAGTAAGTATATCTCCGTTTGTCGCAAACATTGGAAGCTTGGCGTTTGGCAGTAAGTAAACGCAAGCTATATTACCATTTTCTGCGATTAGAATCTTATAATAGATTACTAGCACAGACCTTTATTATTTGACCGGGCAATTATATACTCCATAAGTTCTCTGCCCATTGACAATTTCAGAAGTCGGCGTTACCGTATTACCACCCATTGATGCGGCTTCATTTCTGGCTAAAGTATCAAGCTGGCTTTCAGCTTTCTCTTGGCTCTGGAATGTAGTAGCTTTCGACCAGATTGACACATTGGTATTACCCAAATACTTACAATTAGTATAGGAACTTCCCTTAGGTAAAACCGTAGTACTCTCAGCCTGTGGATTGAGGCTGACAAAAGAACAAGCGGTAAGAGTAACAGCAAAAGCACCCAATATAATATTTATCCCATTTTTTTTCACGTCAAGACTCCAATGCATTATATTTTTTATCGTAATAATTATAACTAAATTTCCCAAAAACATGACTACATTTTTGGCATCAAAAAATTAAGCTGTAAATCAACACACTGTTTTACAATCAAATAAAACAACACCAAGAAGCATTTAGGTGTAAAACAAGGTGTATTCTTATAAAAAGCAGGCAATTACAAGCTAAAGTATAGCCAAAAATTATAACTTATTTGGCAATGGAAAAACTATTTATAAATCTCCTTACGATGCCCAATACTTACCACTTCTACAGTAACAATATTATCTTTAATGATACAAAGCACGCGGTAATCCCCTACCCGATAACGCCAATATTCACTTAGCGCATCACCTTTTAGCTGCTTACCCCACAATCTGGGGTTAACACCGGACAAAACCCTATCCTCAAGCCATTTAATTATGCGCCTAGTAATTGGCTTATCTAATGACTTTAACTGCTTTAATGCACTCTCGCTAAAATCAATCTTCCAAGCCAAGCTCACGCTTTACCTGCTCCATAGAGTATGTCTTTTCTTTACGTGCCAGCACTTCATCAATGCTTTTAATATCTAATGCATCCTCTATCTTTTCAATGATGGCATCACGAATAAATTTAGCTCTAGTAGTGTGCATACCCTCCACTAGCTTATTCAATATCTCATCAGCACCAGCTGGAAGCCTTACACTGGTGGATACAGCAGCATGTTTCATTATTTACCTCACTACAATTTGTATTCAATATTAACTACAATATTATACAAGGTTATTTATAGGGCGTCAATTAAATTTCTGGAAGATTAGGAATTGGCTTTTGCTCTGTCTCAATGACTTTAGGTATAATATATAAATTTATTATATTAACTTGAGTATTATAATGTTCTATAGCAGAATCATCATTATATTTTCTTGCGCATAGCTTAGAGTTTCACTTATGCTGATAAGAATGACTTTCTAACCACTTATAAATAGTTGCAGTATTATCCAAATCCCAAATTTTAAAATTTTGAATACTCACCAGTAAAGAACTTTTATCATCTGACATCTTGACATTATACTTTATATTGTTTAATAAAATTGGCTCAGATGGCTCTGTATTTACAATGAGTTGAAGCATATAGGCATCACATACAATATCATTTTGACTATTTTCAGTCGTAAATAATTGATCCCCGTGAGTAACAGCATTAATAACAAATCCATATCTATCATCTGTGATTGAATTTAAATAACTACTATACATCTGTCCGACAATGTTTAATGTAGCTTGAGAGCCGCATTTAGGTACATTCACTTTACTTTGGTAATAGCTATAACTAATTATCAGAATTGTTACAGGCATAATAATAAATAATATTGCCTTACTCACATGCACACCTTCTAAAACCCTAAATTAATCACAATTTGCACTTGGGGGATGATTTTCTATATCATATCCAATGCTATCTTGAAGCTTAAAAGAATAGCATTGCATACTACTAAAACCATTGTTAATACACTGATTATACCTTTGTTTAATAAATTTGTCCTTTTGGGCGTAATATTTTTTATATAGTATACTTTTTTGAAAATTAGCAATGCATGATTCTTTTGCTTCTTTTTTTCTATTATCTTCCGCTATCTTCTCATTTTGTTTTTTTTCATCAGCTACTTGTTGAGTATCAACTATCTTTTGCGCTTGGAATAGTACATTCTTTTTGAGCGCGTTATACTGACTATTTAAATCAGTTGAAAAATCCTGTAAAAAAGTTCCATTATATTTTTCACCATATCGATCCTTAGGGGTCATTAAGAATATACATGGCGAACTCCAACTACGTTGTAGTCTAATTAAGTCACGATCATCTATAGGATTACAAACATTATAATTATTTAACTGTATTGCAAGACTATTTATACTTTGTTGAATACTACTTTTATCAATTACCGTATTACATGAATTTTCTTTATAGTCCGATATATCATCATACTTCACCCCTTGTCCTTTAAAACTTACAGATGAAGTGCAGTCATATGCTAATTGCTTAGCTATAATTTCAGAAATTTTATTCTCATAGACTTTGTTATCGCTTACTATAGGCATACTACTACAACCCGATAACGCAAGTATAAATATCAATTTCCCCATCAATTCACGCCTTCAAAAAATAACATTATCTGTAGACATAGCCTGTATCTTCCCACTATTATTATAGTACGTTGTTACACCTTGATTATAGGTTGTAAGAGTTGTTGAGTTATATGGAATATTTTCAGCACAAATAGCACCAATAATTAAATTTAGAATCCATAATTTCATTTATCGCACCAAGAAGAACTTTATAATTGTAATTTTAATACAAATCCCATTATTTATACCTTAAAAGTCCTGACAATCGGGTAATTATATAGAAAAACTTAAAATCGCTTTTAAATTTAGTGGTTTTTTACTACAAATATTAAAACCCAGAATCAAAAATTCTAAATGAAATAGCCGGTTTTACCGGGTCATCACCAGCTGCGGCTGCATTTAAAATATTGCATAATGCAGTTAATTCATGATCAATACTCAAGTCATACATAGCTTTAAACCATGATGCAGGATAACGCTCAAGTAAGGGGGCAATCCGTAAACAGTCAGCTTCTTTCTTTGTACCTATGCTAAGCTCCATATATCTAACTATCTTACGCATATGGGGATACGTCCTACACATCTTTTGAACTTTCCACGTTTTCCACTTATACGCATAATATAATCTCTGCCATCTTTCAGGTAGCCTGCGTATATCCATATTACTAGGGATACCAACCAAGTTGGATTTAGTATTGTGTGATTTTCTCATTCTCATAACTCCATTAATCCACCATATCCAGTGGACTAGCCTAAAATTTTCAGTTTATTTCTGAGAAGGGTTTGGCTATATCCCCTCTTTCATTTTGGTAACTTTTGGGACGCTTTTTACTAGCTTTAGATTTAGATATTTTTATCCAATTTATATCTACATATATTTTATATAGTAAACCTAAAATAATTGAAATCTTTCTTAGTTTATCCAACAACTGATCATCATCTACATTTAACTGACTATATTGATATATTATTTCATAGCATTTGATCAAACAAAGATAAATTGCTCCATCGCAGTCTGCTGGCAATTTTATATCATTGAATAAACTATGATTTACCATTGTGAAAGTACTACCTTTCAACAATTTCATATTTCCTGTTAAATTAATCATGTCAGGATTTTCAATATCACAAAAAAATAAATAAAGTTTAGAGCATCTAGTAACATCAAGTAGGTTCAATCTTTCAAGAACATTAAAGGCTCTATATTCACCAGATTTATTACCGCTATTTTGAGTCTTCCTTATTAATTTACCTAAACCGTCTTTTAATTCATTAAAATCTAAAAACTCTTGAGTAATTTCAGAGATAATAGCAGCAGCAGGTTCGTCATTAAAGATTCCACTTATTGAGTTTCTCGACCGTATAAATTTCATAATAGTAATATTTAAATCAAGATTACTTATAGAGTAAGTTGGTAAAATATCATTTAAATATCCTGTTATACAACTTTCATACATTGAATTAAGCTCTGGTTGTACTTTCATTATTCATACCTATAAAAATTATTTTTCTGAGCTTATGCTGACCACCAGCATTCACTCACAGCAAGATTCTATAATTTTTAATTTCAAAAGTCCACCCTAAACTAAAATACATCATAAAACATGTTAAAATGATACAATATTTCTTGATCAATTAAACTATCCAGTATATCTGCCCACCGTTGTAACATCTCTTTGCGTTGCTCAATAAATTGGCTGCGTTGATAAACCTGCTTAATACCGCCTTTGCTATGATTTAATGCCACCTCAATATAATCACTTGGATAGCCTAGTTCTCCCAAATGAGTTGCACCAGTGCGGCGTAAATCATGAACAGTGACATAACTCTGCCTATCATTTCCAAATATAGTTTTATTAAAGTTACGTAACATCCAGTTAAGATTAGTTGCACTGATCGGGGAATCTTGAGTAATACCGGGAAAAATATATTTACTACCTCTACTAAGCTTTTTTAACTTTTCAAACATATTTGAAGCCTGTTTTGGTAATGGGATAACTAATTGTGAGTTCATTTTACTTTCATTTATAATGAATCTAGATTGCTCAAAATCAACATTTTCCCAAGTAGCATGGATTAATTCGGACTTACGCGTAAGTAGCATTAATGATAAATGAACGGCTAATTTAGTCTGAGTTCTTATATTAGAGGCATAGACAAAATCCAATAATTGTTTTATCTCATTATTATTTAAATGGCGGGTTCTTGGTTTATCGCGATAAATATTAACCGCTTTAATCTTTGTGGCAGGATTATATTCGATTATTTTAAGCTCAACAGCAAAATCAATTAATACTTTTATATTTATTAGAATTAATCGCGCCACAGAAGCACTATTATTTTCTATCTTTGGCAATAGTAAACGTTGTTTAATAAAATCATCAGTAATTTTAGTAACTAGCTCATTACCAATCACCGCAATAATATTACGCTTACAGAGGTTAGGTATTCATTTCTACTGCGCTCTTTAGTTCTGACAATTGGCAATCCTCTATTATGTATCGATCAAACAAATCACTGACAGTAATTTGTCTATCTTTTTCGCGTTTCTTTTCCTCATTCGGGTCTACCCCTTCGGAAATTTGGGCACGAAACTCTAAAGCCTTTTTTCTCGCCTCATTTAATGTAATATCAGGATAATCACCGATCACCACCCAAGAAGCTTTATTGTCGTTACGAATACGATATTTGAATTTGCAGCTACCAATCTTAGTAACTATCAGATATAGATTATTTCCGTCTGCCATTTCTTTAATCTTTGGCTGTCGCTTTCCCAATAAGCTATCTATTTGAGTTTTGTTTAGTTTTGCCATATATGTACCCCTATAGTCTAGTAAGTAAGGCAAGTACACCTTATTAAATGAATATTATACAAGGGGAATTTTTAGGTGTATTTTTTGCACCTTATTATAGATTTTGATAGATAGATGTAGAATACAAGAGAATAAAAAACCCTTTATTTGCAAGGCATCATAAAGGGTCATGTATAAGCATAAAATATGACTACATTTTTGGCATCAGATGTTTAAAATTTTTCATCATCTTAAATATACCACCACCGCTAAATTTCTTCATCATCTGGCTAACTTGCTCATATTGCTTTAGAAGCTGATTCACCTCTTGCACCGAAGTACCACTACCTAAGGCAATCCGACGTTTACGTGAAGCTTTTAATAAGTCTGGCTTACGTCGC belongs to Aquella oligotrophica and includes:
- a CDS encoding tyrosine-type recombinase/integrase — protein: MIGNELVTKITDDFIKQRLLLPKIENNSASVARLILINIKVLIDFAVELKIIEYNPATKIKAVNIYRDKPRTRHLNNNEIKQLLDFVYASNIRTQTKLAVHLSLMLLTRKSELIHATWENVDFEQSRFIINESKMNSQLVIPLPKQASNMFEKLKKLSRGSKYIFPGITQDSPISATNLNWMLRNFNKTIFGNDRQSYVTVHDLRRTGATHLGELGYPSDYIEVALNHSKGGIKQVYQRSQFIEQRKEMLQRWADILDSLIDQEILYHFNMFYDVF
- a CDS encoding Arm DNA-binding domain-containing protein, with translation MAKLNKTQIDSLLGKRQPKIKEMADGNNLYLIVTKIGSCKFKYRIRNDNKASWVVIGDYPDITLNEARKKALEFRAQISEGVDPNEEKKREKDRQITVSDLFDRYIIEDCQLSELKSAVEMNT